In Seriola aureovittata isolate HTS-2021-v1 ecotype China chromosome 24, ASM2101889v1, whole genome shotgun sequence, the following proteins share a genomic window:
- the LOC130165238 gene encoding mitogen-activated protein kinase kinase kinase kinase 4-like isoform X4, translated as MANDSPAKSLVDIDLASLRDPAGIFELVEVVGNGTYGQVYKGRHVKTGQLAAIKVMDVTEDEEEEIKLEINMLKKYSHHRNIATYYGAFIKKSPPGHDDQLWLVMEFCGAGSITDLVKNTKGNQLKEDWIAYISREILRGLAHLHAHHVIHRDIKGQNVLLTENAEVKLVDFGVSAQLDRTVGRRNTFIGTPYWMAPEVIACDENPDATYDYRSDLWSCGITAIEMAEGAPPLCDMHPMRALFLIPRNPPPRLKSKKWSKKFFSFIESCLVKNYTQRPPTEQLLKHPFIRDQPNERQVRIQLKDHIDRTKKKRGEKDETEYEYSGSEEEEEDPPEQEGEPSSIVNVPGESTLRRDFIRLQQENKERSEALRRQQLLQEQQLREQEEYKRQLLAERQKRIEQQKEQRRRLEEQQRREREMRRQQEREQRRREQEEKRRIEEMDRRRKEEEERRRAEDEKRRNDREQEYIRRQLEEEQRHLEMLQEQLLREQAMLLEFKWRELEEQRKAERLHKRLQQEQAYLLSLQHESKQQPGDKTKLPSDQSKPPQTSTLPPDRVLTTAPQAQVLDSVVSVARGAHESSRALQTIPADSTKSQAAVPEKTHTVETCPSPSPPQTETPTDPNTPQAEGLEPDRPAEPVAHPPQPIREADERYRKNIQGSPQTAPPPKQPPLPPRSSEPFSNGGPSEASAMHRPMEPQVPVRTTSRSPVLSRRESPLPSQPGNQGVQRSAGGNVEQRPLWDRVEKLQPRPGSGSSSGSSNSSSQASPGDRFRPRSSSKSEGSPLQRPENIPKKQDEKNLARPTRPADLTALAKELRAVDDVRPPHKVTDYSSSSEESGTTDEDDDEEVDQEAGEESTSGAEDSRAGRLSNGETESAKTMLVEDSESDQASTPSKDGTLVIRQSAVDIKRSVNLSSSSSSSSSAGSGHGHGQPQPPGHGLPEKNGFAGRIHLLPDLIQQSHHSPSSTTTIPSSSSSSSSSFPSSSSHASPAMSPQNPLDKLTTIESQSESNSMSKHKSSSSFTPFIDPRLLQVSPSSGSSLNNMAGFGQDGRLVDPLRSDPSRKGSVVNVNPVNTRPPSDTPEIRKYKKRFNSEILCAALWGVNLLVGTESGLMLLDRSGQGKVYPLINRRRIQQMDVLEGLNVLVTISGKKNKLRVYYLSWLRNKILHNDPEVEKKQGWVNVGDLEGCVHYKVVKYERIKFLVLALKNSVEVYAWAPKPYHKFMAFKSFGDLVHKPLLVDLTVEEGQRLKVIYGSCSGFHAVDVDSGAVYDIYLPTHIQTSIQCHAIIILPNTDGIELLVCYEDEGVYVNTYGRITKDVVLQWGEMPTSVAYIRSNQIMGWGEKAIEIRSVETGHLDGVFMHKRAQRLKFLCERNDKVFFASVRPGGASQVYFMTLGRTSLMSW; from the exons gatgaggaggaggaaattaaACTGGAGATCAATATGCTGAAGAAGTATTCCCACCACAGAAACATAGCCACCTACTATGGGGCTTTCATTAAGAAGAGCCCCCCGGGACACGATGACCAGCTATGG TTGGTGATGGAGTTCTGTGGAGCTGGTTCGATTACAGACCTGGTGAAGAACACCAAGGGGAACCAGCTGAAGGAAGACTGGATCGCTTACATCTCCAGAGAGATCCTCAGA ggtCTGGCCCACTTACATGCCCACCACGTCATCCACCGTGACATCAAGGGCCAGAACGTCTTGCTGACTGAGAATGCTGAAGTCAAACTAG TGGACTTTGGTGTGAGCGCTCAGCTGGACCGGACAGTGGGGAGGAGAAACACCTTCATCGGGACTCCTTATTGGATGGCCCCTGAGGTCATCGCTTGTGACGAGAACCCCGACGCTACATACGATTACAGA AGTGATCTGTGGTCATGTGGTATCACAGCTATTGAAATGGCCGAAGGAGCACCAC CACTTTGTGACATGCACCCGATGCGTGCGCTCTTCCTCATTCCAAGAAACCCTCCTCCTAGGCTCAAGTCTAAAAAATG GTCCAAGaagtttttcagtttcatcGAGAGCTGTCTGGTGAAGAACTACACGCAGCGGCCCCcgacagagcagctgctgaagcaCCCCTTCATCCGAGACCAGCCCAACGAGAGGCAAGTCCGCATACAGCTCAAAGACCACATCGACCGCACcaagaagaagaggggagagaagg ATGAGACGGAGTATGAGTACAGTgggagcgaggaggaggaggaggatcccccagagcaggagggagaacCAAG CTCCATCGTCAATGTGCCAGGTGAGTCCACCCTGCGCCGCGACTTCATCCGcctgcagcaggaaaacaagGAGCGGTCAGAGGCTCTCCGCcgccagcagctcctccaggagcagcagctccggGAGCAGGAGGAGTACAAGCGCCAGCTACTGGCTGAGAGGCAGAAACGAATTGAGCAGcagaaggagcagaggaggcgACTGGAGGAG CAACAGCGCCGTGAACGGGAGATGAGGAGGCAACAGGAGCGTGAGCAGCGTCGCCGCGAGCAAGAGGAGAAGAGGCGTATCGAAGAGATGGATCGTAGACgtaaagaagaggaggagcgccGGCGGGCGGAGGACGAGAAGAGAAGGAACGATCGTGAGCAG GAGTACATCAGGCgtcagctggaggaggagcagagacacCTGGAGATGCTGCAGGAGCAGCTGCTCCGTGAACAGGCCATGCTGCtg GAGTTCAAGTGGCGGGAGCTCGAGGAGCAGCGCAAGGCCGAGCGACTCCATAAGCGcctgcagcaggagcaggcCTACCTGCTGTCGCTCCAGCACGAATCCAAACAGCAGCCTGGTGACAAGACCAAACTCCCCTCAGACCAAAGCAAACCTCCGCAGACCTCCACCCTGCCCCCTGACAGAGTCCTTACGACAGCCCCGCAAGCTCAGGTCCTTGACAGCGTTGTCTCTGTAGCGAGAGGCGCTCACGAGTCCTCCAGAGCCCTTCAGACGATCCCCGCAGACAGCACTAAGTCCCAGGCAGCAGTGCCAGAAAAGACTCACACTGTTGAGACCTGTCCCAGCCCCAGCCCCCCTCAGACTGAAACCCCAACTGACCCTAACACTCCCCAGGCAGAAGGTTTGGAGCCCGATAGGCCCGCCGAGCCTGTCGCTCATCCTCCTCAGCCTATCAGAGAG GCCGACGAGCGGTACCGTAAGAACATTCAGGGCTCCCCTCAGACCGCCCCTCCTCCCAAGCAGCCCCCTCTGCCTCCCCGCTCCTCTGAACCGTTCTCCAACGGCGGCCCCTCCGAGGCCTCCGCCATGCACCGGCCCATGGAGCCTCAG GTGCCAGTGAGGACAACATCCAGGTCTCCAGTACTGTCGCGCCGAGAGTCCCCTCTGCCgtcacaacctggcaaccagGGCGTACAGAGGAGCGCTGGCGG TAACGTGGAGCAGCGCCCGCTGTGGGACCGAGTGGAGAAGCTGCAGCCTCGGCCCGGCAGCGGCAGCTCCTCTGGCTCCTCCAACTCCAGCTCCCAGGCCAGCCCTGGAGACCGCTTCAGACCACGCT CTTCCTCCAAGTCTGAAGGATCGCCTCTCCAGCGGCCTGAAAACATTCccaaaaaacaagatgaaaagaaCCTCGCCAGGCCTACTCGACCAGCT GACCTGACTGCTCTGGCCAAGGAGCTCCGTGCTGTCGACGATGTGCGGCCTCCCCACAAGGTCACCGACTACTCCTCCTCAAGCGAGGAGTCGGGCACCACAGACGAGGACGACGATGAGGAGGTGGACCAGGAGGCGGGAGAGGAGTCCACTTCAGGAGCTGAGGACTCCAGAGCTGG GAGGCTGAGTAACGGGGAGACGGAGTCCGCTAAGACCATGCTGGTCGAAGACTCCGAGAGCGACCAAGCCTCCACGCCCTCCAAGGACGGCACGCTGGTCATCAGACAG AGCGCCGTTGACATAAAGCGGTCGGTCAAtctctcatcctcatcctcctcctcttcctcggcTGGCTCTGGTCACGGCCACGGCCAGCCGCAACCCCCCGGCCACGGCCTCCCAGAGAAAAACGGCTTTGCCGGCCGCATACACCTCCTACCAGACCTTATCCAGCAGAGTCATCACTCCCCTTCCTCTACCACAAccatcccttcctcctcctcctcctcctcttcctccttcccctcaTCATCTAGCCATGCCAGTCCTGCCATGTCCCCACAGAACCCCCTGGACAAGCTCACTACCATAGAG TCCCAGTCAGAGAGCAACTCCATGTCCAAACACAAGTCCTCCTCGTCCTTCACTCCCTTCATCGACCCACGCCTTCTCCAGGTCTCTCCATCCAGCGGCAGCTCCCTCAACAACATGG CTGGATTTGGGCAGGACGGACGGCTGGTGGACCCGCTGAGGTCCGACCCGTCCCGTAAAGGCTCAGTGGTCAACGTCAACCCAGTCAACACGCGCCCGCCGAGCGACACGCCCGAGATCCGCAAGTACAAGAAGAGGTTCAACTCTGAGATCCTGTGCGCTGCGCTCTGGG GGGTAAACCTGCTGGTGGGGACAGAGAGCGGTCTGATGCTGCTGGACCGAAGCGGTCAGGGGAAGGTCTACCCCCTGATCAACCGGCGGCGCATCCAACAGATGGATGTCCTGGAGGGACTCAATGTTCTGGTCACCATATCAG GTAAAAAGAACAAGCTGCGAGTGTATTACCTGTCGTGGCTCAGAAACAAGATTTTGCACAACGACCCTGAGGTGGAGAAGAAGCAGGGTTGGGTCAATGTGGGCGACCTGGAGGGCTGCGTCCACTACAAAGTCG TGAAGTATGAGAGGATTAAGTTCTTGGTGCTGGCCTTGAAGAATTCTGTGGAGGTGTACGCCTGGGCTCCCAAACCCTACCACAAATTCATGGCCTTTAAG TCTTTTGGTGACCTGGTGCACAAGCCTCTGCTGGTTGACCTGACGGTGGAAGAGggtcagaggttaaaggtcatcTACGGCTCCTGCTCAGGCTTCCATGCTGTGGATGTGGACTCTGGTGCCGTCTACGACATCTACCTGCCTACACAT ATCCAGACCAGCATTCAATGCCACGCCATCATCATCTTGCCCAACACTGACGGGATCGAGCTGCTGGTGTGCTACGAGGACGAGGGCGTCTACGTCAACACCTACGGACGCATCACCAAGGACGTGGTGCTGCAGTGGGGAGAAATGCCAACTTCAGTGG CCTACATTAGGTCAAACCAGATCATGGGCTGGGGTGAGAAGGCCATAGAGATCCGCTCGGTGGAGACGGGACATCTGGACGGCGTCTTCATGCACAAGAGAGCCCAGAGACTCAAGTTCCTTTGTGAGAGGAATGACAAG GTGTTCTTCGCCTCTGTGCGCCCCGGAGGTGCCAGCCAGGTGTACTTCATGACCCTGGGACGCACCTCCCTCATGAGCTGGTAG
- the LOC130165238 gene encoding mitogen-activated protein kinase kinase kinase kinase 4-like isoform X2 — MANDSPAKSLVDIDLASLRDPAGIFELVEVVGNGTYGQVYKGRHVKTGQLAAIKVMDVTEDEEEEIKLEINMLKKYSHHRNIATYYGAFIKKSPPGHDDQLWLVMEFCGAGSITDLVKNTKGNQLKEDWIAYISREILRGLAHLHAHHVIHRDIKGQNVLLTENAEVKLVDFGVSAQLDRTVGRRNTFIGTPYWMAPEVIACDENPDATYDYRSDLWSCGITAIEMAEGAPPLCDMHPMRALFLIPRNPPPRLKSKKWSKKFFSFIESCLVKNYTQRPPTEQLLKHPFIRDQPNERQVRIQLKDHIDRTKKKRGEKDETEYEYSGSEEEEEDPPEQEGEPSSIVNVPGESTLRRDFIRLQQENKERSEALRRQQLLQEQQLREQEEYKRQLLAERQKRIEQQKEQRRRLEEQQRREREMRRQQEREQRRREQEEKRRIEEMDRRRKEEEERRRAEDEKRRNDREQEYIRRQLEEEQRHLEMLQEQLLREQAMLLEFKWRELEEQRKAERLHKRLQQEQAYLLSLQHESKQQPGDKTKLPSDQSKPPQTSTLPPDRVLTTAPQAQVLDSVVSVARGAHESSRALQTIPADSTKSQAAVPEKTHTVETCPSPSPPQTETPTDPNTPQAEGLEPDRPAEPVAHPPQPIREADERYRKNIQGSPQTAPPPKQPPLPPRSSEPFSNGGPSEASAMHRPMEPQVQWSHLAALKSSNSAAPSPPPPPPPVVSRSQSFSEPGGVTSSFAQLHLRSQDPHHHHHHHHPSPARTDPQPQPPLHHPQAQTRAEHQASNEEVPPKVPVRTTSRSPVLSRRESPLPSQPGNQGVQRSAGGNVEQRPLWDRVEKLQPRPGSGSSSGSSNSSSQASPGDRFRPRSSSKSEGSPLQRPENIPKKQDEKNLARPTRPADLTALAKELRAVDDVRPPHKVTDYSSSSEESGTTDEDDDEEVDQEAGEESTSGAEDSRAGRLSNGETESAKTMLVEDSESDQASTPSKDGTLVIRQSAVDIKRSVNLSSSSSSSSSAGSGHGHGQPQPPGHGLPEKNGFAGRIHLLPDLIQQSHHSPSSTTTIPSSSSSSSSSFPSSSSHASPAMSPQNPLDKLTTIESQSESNSMSKHKSSSSFTPFIDPRLLQVSPSSGSSLNNMAGFGQDGRLVDPLRSDPSRKGSVVNVNPVNTRPPSDTPEIRKYKKRFNSEILCAALWGVNLLVGTESGLMLLDRSGQGKVYPLINRRRIQQMDVLEGLNVLVTISGKKNKLRVYYLSWLRNKILHNDPEVEKKQGWVNVGDLEGCVHYKVVKYERIKFLVLALKNSVEVYAWAPKPYHKFMAFKSFGDLVHKPLLVDLTVEEGQRLKVIYGSCSGFHAVDVDSGAVYDIYLPTHIQTSIQCHAIIILPNTDGIELLVCYEDEGVYVNTYGRITKDVVLQWGEMPTSVAYIRSNQIMGWGEKAIEIRSVETGHLDGVFMHKRAQRLKFLCERNDKVFFASVRPGGASQVYFMTLGRTSLMSW, encoded by the exons gatgaggaggaggaaattaaACTGGAGATCAATATGCTGAAGAAGTATTCCCACCACAGAAACATAGCCACCTACTATGGGGCTTTCATTAAGAAGAGCCCCCCGGGACACGATGACCAGCTATGG TTGGTGATGGAGTTCTGTGGAGCTGGTTCGATTACAGACCTGGTGAAGAACACCAAGGGGAACCAGCTGAAGGAAGACTGGATCGCTTACATCTCCAGAGAGATCCTCAGA ggtCTGGCCCACTTACATGCCCACCACGTCATCCACCGTGACATCAAGGGCCAGAACGTCTTGCTGACTGAGAATGCTGAAGTCAAACTAG TGGACTTTGGTGTGAGCGCTCAGCTGGACCGGACAGTGGGGAGGAGAAACACCTTCATCGGGACTCCTTATTGGATGGCCCCTGAGGTCATCGCTTGTGACGAGAACCCCGACGCTACATACGATTACAGA AGTGATCTGTGGTCATGTGGTATCACAGCTATTGAAATGGCCGAAGGAGCACCAC CACTTTGTGACATGCACCCGATGCGTGCGCTCTTCCTCATTCCAAGAAACCCTCCTCCTAGGCTCAAGTCTAAAAAATG GTCCAAGaagtttttcagtttcatcGAGAGCTGTCTGGTGAAGAACTACACGCAGCGGCCCCcgacagagcagctgctgaagcaCCCCTTCATCCGAGACCAGCCCAACGAGAGGCAAGTCCGCATACAGCTCAAAGACCACATCGACCGCACcaagaagaagaggggagagaagg ATGAGACGGAGTATGAGTACAGTgggagcgaggaggaggaggaggatcccccagagcaggagggagaacCAAG CTCCATCGTCAATGTGCCAGGTGAGTCCACCCTGCGCCGCGACTTCATCCGcctgcagcaggaaaacaagGAGCGGTCAGAGGCTCTCCGCcgccagcagctcctccaggagcagcagctccggGAGCAGGAGGAGTACAAGCGCCAGCTACTGGCTGAGAGGCAGAAACGAATTGAGCAGcagaaggagcagaggaggcgACTGGAGGAG CAACAGCGCCGTGAACGGGAGATGAGGAGGCAACAGGAGCGTGAGCAGCGTCGCCGCGAGCAAGAGGAGAAGAGGCGTATCGAAGAGATGGATCGTAGACgtaaagaagaggaggagcgccGGCGGGCGGAGGACGAGAAGAGAAGGAACGATCGTGAGCAG GAGTACATCAGGCgtcagctggaggaggagcagagacacCTGGAGATGCTGCAGGAGCAGCTGCTCCGTGAACAGGCCATGCTGCtg GAGTTCAAGTGGCGGGAGCTCGAGGAGCAGCGCAAGGCCGAGCGACTCCATAAGCGcctgcagcaggagcaggcCTACCTGCTGTCGCTCCAGCACGAATCCAAACAGCAGCCTGGTGACAAGACCAAACTCCCCTCAGACCAAAGCAAACCTCCGCAGACCTCCACCCTGCCCCCTGACAGAGTCCTTACGACAGCCCCGCAAGCTCAGGTCCTTGACAGCGTTGTCTCTGTAGCGAGAGGCGCTCACGAGTCCTCCAGAGCCCTTCAGACGATCCCCGCAGACAGCACTAAGTCCCAGGCAGCAGTGCCAGAAAAGACTCACACTGTTGAGACCTGTCCCAGCCCCAGCCCCCCTCAGACTGAAACCCCAACTGACCCTAACACTCCCCAGGCAGAAGGTTTGGAGCCCGATAGGCCCGCCGAGCCTGTCGCTCATCCTCCTCAGCCTATCAGAGAG GCCGACGAGCGGTACCGTAAGAACATTCAGGGCTCCCCTCAGACCGCCCCTCCTCCCAAGCAGCCCCCTCTGCCTCCCCGCTCCTCTGAACCGTTCTCCAACGGCGGCCCCTCCGAGGCCTCCGCCATGCACCGGCCCATGGAGCCTCAG GTCCAGTGGTCCCACCTGGCTGCTCTAAAAAGCAGCAACAGCGCcgccccctctcctcctcctcctccgccgccCGTGGTCTCTCGCTCCCAGTCCTTCAGCGAGCCCGGCGGCGTGACCTCTAGCTTTGCACAACTCCACCTGCGTTCCCAGGacccccaccatcaccaccaccatcatcacccaTCGCCCGCACGCACTGACCCCCAGCCCCAACCTCCCCTCCACCACCCTCAGGCCCAGACTAGGGCCGAACACCAGGCCAGCAACGAGGAGGTGCCTCCCAAG GTGCCAGTGAGGACAACATCCAGGTCTCCAGTACTGTCGCGCCGAGAGTCCCCTCTGCCgtcacaacctggcaaccagGGCGTACAGAGGAGCGCTGGCGG TAACGTGGAGCAGCGCCCGCTGTGGGACCGAGTGGAGAAGCTGCAGCCTCGGCCCGGCAGCGGCAGCTCCTCTGGCTCCTCCAACTCCAGCTCCCAGGCCAGCCCTGGAGACCGCTTCAGACCACGCT CTTCCTCCAAGTCTGAAGGATCGCCTCTCCAGCGGCCTGAAAACATTCccaaaaaacaagatgaaaagaaCCTCGCCAGGCCTACTCGACCAGCT GACCTGACTGCTCTGGCCAAGGAGCTCCGTGCTGTCGACGATGTGCGGCCTCCCCACAAGGTCACCGACTACTCCTCCTCAAGCGAGGAGTCGGGCACCACAGACGAGGACGACGATGAGGAGGTGGACCAGGAGGCGGGAGAGGAGTCCACTTCAGGAGCTGAGGACTCCAGAGCTGG GAGGCTGAGTAACGGGGAGACGGAGTCCGCTAAGACCATGCTGGTCGAAGACTCCGAGAGCGACCAAGCCTCCACGCCCTCCAAGGACGGCACGCTGGTCATCAGACAG AGCGCCGTTGACATAAAGCGGTCGGTCAAtctctcatcctcatcctcctcctcttcctcggcTGGCTCTGGTCACGGCCACGGCCAGCCGCAACCCCCCGGCCACGGCCTCCCAGAGAAAAACGGCTTTGCCGGCCGCATACACCTCCTACCAGACCTTATCCAGCAGAGTCATCACTCCCCTTCCTCTACCACAAccatcccttcctcctcctcctcctcctcttcctccttcccctcaTCATCTAGCCATGCCAGTCCTGCCATGTCCCCACAGAACCCCCTGGACAAGCTCACTACCATAGAG TCCCAGTCAGAGAGCAACTCCATGTCCAAACACAAGTCCTCCTCGTCCTTCACTCCCTTCATCGACCCACGCCTTCTCCAGGTCTCTCCATCCAGCGGCAGCTCCCTCAACAACATGG CTGGATTTGGGCAGGACGGACGGCTGGTGGACCCGCTGAGGTCCGACCCGTCCCGTAAAGGCTCAGTGGTCAACGTCAACCCAGTCAACACGCGCCCGCCGAGCGACACGCCCGAGATCCGCAAGTACAAGAAGAGGTTCAACTCTGAGATCCTGTGCGCTGCGCTCTGGG GGGTAAACCTGCTGGTGGGGACAGAGAGCGGTCTGATGCTGCTGGACCGAAGCGGTCAGGGGAAGGTCTACCCCCTGATCAACCGGCGGCGCATCCAACAGATGGATGTCCTGGAGGGACTCAATGTTCTGGTCACCATATCAG GTAAAAAGAACAAGCTGCGAGTGTATTACCTGTCGTGGCTCAGAAACAAGATTTTGCACAACGACCCTGAGGTGGAGAAGAAGCAGGGTTGGGTCAATGTGGGCGACCTGGAGGGCTGCGTCCACTACAAAGTCG TGAAGTATGAGAGGATTAAGTTCTTGGTGCTGGCCTTGAAGAATTCTGTGGAGGTGTACGCCTGGGCTCCCAAACCCTACCACAAATTCATGGCCTTTAAG TCTTTTGGTGACCTGGTGCACAAGCCTCTGCTGGTTGACCTGACGGTGGAAGAGggtcagaggttaaaggtcatcTACGGCTCCTGCTCAGGCTTCCATGCTGTGGATGTGGACTCTGGTGCCGTCTACGACATCTACCTGCCTACACAT ATCCAGACCAGCATTCAATGCCACGCCATCATCATCTTGCCCAACACTGACGGGATCGAGCTGCTGGTGTGCTACGAGGACGAGGGCGTCTACGTCAACACCTACGGACGCATCACCAAGGACGTGGTGCTGCAGTGGGGAGAAATGCCAACTTCAGTGG CCTACATTAGGTCAAACCAGATCATGGGCTGGGGTGAGAAGGCCATAGAGATCCGCTCGGTGGAGACGGGACATCTGGACGGCGTCTTCATGCACAAGAGAGCCCAGAGACTCAAGTTCCTTTGTGAGAGGAATGACAAG GTGTTCTTCGCCTCTGTGCGCCCCGGAGGTGCCAGCCAGGTGTACTTCATGACCCTGGGACGCACCTCCCTCATGAGCTGGTAG